One genomic window of Maribacter aquivivus includes the following:
- a CDS encoding PhzF family phenazine biosynthesis protein has protein sequence MKQKIYQIDAFTTKLYGGNPAAVCILDSWLDTELMQTIAAENNLAETAFAVNKNDYYELRWFTPEIEVDLCGHATLATAYVIFNYYGFTENMLRFISPRSGELLVQKNNEGLLTMDFPTDDLIPVPEQLNISKAIGKQPLETFKGKTDYLLIYNTQEEIEAITPDFFLLNELECRGVIVSSKGNDVDFVSRFFAPQCGIPEDPVTGSAHTTLTPYWSPKLNKKTLSAKQLSERGGELECEFHGDRVKISGHGVCYLVGEIEI, from the coding sequence ATGAAACAGAAAATATATCAAATAGACGCATTTACAACTAAATTGTACGGTGGAAATCCGGCAGCAGTCTGTATTCTTGACAGCTGGTTAGATACTGAATTAATGCAAACAATAGCTGCAGAAAACAACTTAGCTGAAACCGCTTTTGCTGTCAATAAAAATGACTATTATGAATTGCGTTGGTTTACACCAGAAATTGAAGTTGACCTATGTGGTCATGCAACCCTGGCAACCGCCTATGTTATCTTTAACTACTACGGTTTCACAGAAAATATGCTTCGGTTTATTTCTCCAAGAAGTGGAGAGTTATTAGTTCAAAAAAATAACGAGGGACTATTAACCATGGACTTCCCAACGGATGATTTAATTCCCGTACCAGAACAACTCAACATTTCAAAAGCAATAGGAAAACAACCTTTAGAAACATTTAAGGGTAAAACTGACTATTTACTTATCTATAATACTCAGGAAGAAATTGAAGCTATTACCCCAGATTTCTTTTTATTGAATGAATTAGAATGTAGAGGAGTAATTGTTTCATCTAAAGGGAATGATGTTGATTTTGTATCTCGTTTTTTTGCGCCACAATGTGGCATTCCAGAAGATCCAGTAACTGGATCTGCACATACTACACTAACACCATATTGGTCACCGAAACTGAATAAGAAAACATTATCGGCAAAACAACTATCTGAACGTGGTGGTGAATTAGAATGTGAATTTCACGGAGATAGAGTAAAAATATCTGGACATGGTGTTTGTTATTTGGTTGGCGAAATAGAGATTTAG
- a CDS encoding ABC transporter permease/M1 family aminopeptidase, with protein MKEIFLFELKYRLRRPVTYIYIFIMFLIPCLLGVFAESATAEFTNSPSAIVGVLGGLSTIALFFYAAIMGVPVYRDEEHKTAQTYFTFPVSEKSYILGRFWGSFTIVTIMNIAAMIGAMFGFVLGALLDRPDYGTYTDFNFWSYFFPFLYLLVFNSFFIGSLFFCLMTFFKRMPILYLGGIVILIASILSGQLLSSLDTEWLSVYVDPFGESAYGYLTKYWSVDELNTNQLVLTGKFMLNRLLWLTLGILIFVFTLFKFSYKGFLSSKKKKNVKEDNDLIASSETISVVQEFSEKAQRQNLWSLSKIEFLSIVKEPVFLVLIIIGVIVAGFITYQNNQYNGTPSLPLTRFMVAYVSGGIALFSTIILIIYSGEAVHRTRSNKTFEFYDALPVSNTTLYLSKIISLIGVAVLLTLINILVGIMYQTGNGYFDYELGMYFTYNFTSLFPLYVATLLLAFFIHVLVNNKFLGHFIVIIIYVGIPILVSLVLKTNNPLLAFGETTPGFISDLNGFGHYLTGQFWLNLYWVLFTGTLAAIGSVFWSRGFYSSAKERLKLAKSRFKGKTIAYTLFFLFAFISVGAYSFYNIKVLNHMEDSDSSEKLSADAEKAYGKYIDKPHIQVIDLKADIDIYTDTRGVDAKGVFTVVNPSEAPIDTVLMEIKFPTYDTKITKVIYNDQELKPFLSDSLYHLFIYKLPEALQPKDTANLVIETKARTHGFAMDRETAVLNNGSFFNDAIFPSFHYDIALTENGAREKYGLEKLDFLFPPRTDSIALKKNLFNEDSNYMDFEATISTSKGQTAVAPGVLVETWDHEDRSYFNYKMEDKSDYFFNFVSATYDIEKDVWIAPSGKKVAIEVYHSPKHKKNLASFIKGVKVSLDYNSKNFYEYPYSVIRIIEFPAHTTFAQSFATTIPYSEDFGFVADFSNEGDFNYAFRVTAHEIAHQWWGHIVTPSKTRGANIISETLAEYVSLMALKHEYGENGIKGFLKPSLDTYLSRRSFSFKPERSLMDVETGQHIWYQKGSMIMYDLQDVISEDVINAGLKTFLHEYKYFEKGVYPTSEDLYKAIYNVTPDSLKYKVDDGFKEIVLYENRVMDAKTKKLDNGKWETTFTVNSKKIYYDDTGKEKLIDDKKNLVDVGLFGDDITGDDGVTIKNPFYFELKWLSAGDNTFTVVTDEKPLKAGIDPYNKLIDRNSDDNLESVEE; from the coding sequence ATGAAAGAAATATTCTTATTTGAGCTAAAATATAGGCTTAGACGACCGGTCACTTATATCTACATATTTATCATGTTTCTAATACCTTGCTTACTTGGGGTATTCGCAGAATCTGCTACTGCAGAATTCACCAATAGCCCTAGTGCTATTGTAGGAGTCCTTGGAGGATTGAGTACTATAGCGTTGTTCTTTTATGCCGCTATAATGGGTGTGCCTGTTTATAGGGATGAGGAGCATAAAACAGCACAGACCTATTTTACTTTTCCTGTCTCTGAGAAAAGCTATATACTAGGTCGTTTTTGGGGTAGTTTTACGATTGTCACAATAATGAACATTGCAGCTATGATTGGAGCCATGTTTGGATTTGTATTAGGCGCTTTGTTAGATAGACCAGATTATGGTACCTATACCGATTTTAACTTTTGGTCTTACTTTTTCCCGTTTTTATATCTGCTAGTTTTTAATTCATTTTTTATAGGTAGTCTTTTCTTCTGTTTAATGACATTTTTTAAGAGAATGCCAATTTTATATTTAGGAGGTATTGTAATATTGATTGCTTCCATATTATCGGGGCAGTTACTATCTAGTTTAGATACCGAATGGCTTAGTGTCTATGTTGATCCTTTTGGGGAATCTGCTTATGGATATTTGACCAAATACTGGTCTGTAGACGAGTTAAATACCAACCAATTGGTTTTAACGGGTAAGTTTATGCTAAATCGTTTATTATGGTTGACTTTGGGTATATTAATATTTGTATTTACACTATTTAAATTTTCATATAAAGGATTTTTATCCTCCAAGAAAAAGAAGAATGTAAAAGAAGATAATGATCTTATAGCATCTTCAGAAACAATTAGTGTTGTTCAAGAATTTAGTGAAAAAGCGCAAAGACAAAATCTATGGTCTTTAAGTAAAATAGAATTTTTATCTATCGTTAAAGAACCTGTATTTCTTGTGTTAATTATAATAGGGGTTATAGTAGCTGGGTTTATAACCTATCAAAATAATCAATATAATGGTACGCCGTCATTACCGCTTACTAGGTTTATGGTTGCCTATGTTTCTGGTGGGATAGCTTTGTTTTCCACAATTATTCTAATTATTTATTCTGGTGAAGCAGTGCATCGTACAAGAAGTAATAAGACTTTTGAATTTTATGATGCCCTACCGGTAAGTAATACTACACTATATCTTTCAAAGATTATTTCACTTATTGGTGTTGCCGTTTTGTTGACATTAATTAACATACTGGTTGGTATAATGTATCAGACAGGTAATGGTTATTTTGATTATGAATTAGGTATGTATTTTACCTATAATTTTACATCTCTTTTTCCTTTATATGTTGCTACATTGTTATTGGCATTCTTTATTCATGTGCTAGTAAACAATAAATTTTTGGGTCATTTTATTGTAATTATAATTTATGTGGGTATACCTATTTTGGTGAGTTTAGTGTTGAAAACAAATAACCCACTTTTAGCTTTTGGAGAAACAACACCAGGTTTTATAAGTGATTTAAATGGATTTGGACATTACCTGACTGGTCAATTTTGGTTGAACTTATATTGGGTTCTTTTTACAGGTACATTGGCTGCTATTGGTAGTGTATTCTGGAGTAGAGGTTTTTATTCTTCAGCAAAAGAGCGTTTAAAATTAGCTAAAAGTAGATTTAAGGGTAAAACGATCGCTTATACCTTGTTTTTCTTATTTGCTTTTATTTCTGTAGGTGCTTATAGCTTTTACAATATAAAAGTTCTGAATCATATGGAGGATAGCGATTCTAGTGAGAAGCTTTCTGCTGATGCTGAAAAGGCATATGGTAAGTATATAGATAAGCCCCATATTCAAGTTATCGATTTAAAAGCTGATATAGATATTTATACAGATACACGTGGTGTAGATGCAAAGGGAGTGTTTACAGTTGTTAATCCTTCAGAAGCCCCAATCGATACTGTGTTAATGGAAATTAAGTTTCCTACTTATGATACTAAGATTACGAAGGTGATTTATAATGATCAAGAGTTAAAACCGTTTTTAAGTGATTCATTGTATCATCTATTCATTTACAAATTGCCAGAAGCTTTACAGCCGAAAGACACTGCTAATTTGGTTATTGAAACTAAGGCAAGAACACATGGGTTTGCTATGGATAGGGAAACTGCTGTACTTAATAATGGTTCTTTCTTTAATGATGCTATTTTTCCAAGCTTTCACTATGATATTGCTTTGACAGAAAATGGTGCTCGTGAAAAATATGGTTTAGAGAAATTAGACTTTCTTTTTCCGCCAAGAACAGATAGCATTGCTTTGAAAAAGAATTTATTTAATGAGGATAGCAATTATATGGATTTTGAAGCAACGATTAGCACATCAAAAGGGCAAACAGCTGTTGCGCCAGGTGTATTAGTTGAGACATGGGATCATGAAGATAGAAGCTATTTTAATTACAAAATGGAAGATAAATCTGATTACTTCTTCAATTTTGTTTCTGCAACTTATGATATTGAAAAAGATGTTTGGATTGCCCCTAGTGGAAAGAAAGTTGCTATTGAAGTATATCACTCTCCGAAACACAAGAAAAACTTAGCTTCATTTATAAAAGGGGTTAAAGTTTCGTTAGATTATAATTCTAAAAACTTTTATGAATATCCATATTCAGTAATCAGGATAATTGAGTTTCCGGCGCACACGACATTTGCACAATCTTTTGCGACAACTATACCTTACTCAGAAGATTTTGGCTTCGTAGCAGATTTTTCTAACGAAGGAGATTTTAATTATGCTTTCAGGGTAACAGCTCATGAAATTGCACACCAATGGTGGGGTCATATCGTTACGCCAAGTAAAACAAGAGGGGCAAATATTATTTCTGAAACTTTAGCAGAGTATGTTTCATTAATGGCTTTAAAGCATGAATATGGTGAAAATGGTATAAAAGGATTTTTAAAGCCTTCTTTAGATACCTATTTGTCTAGAAGATCATTCAGTTTTAAGCCAGAACGTTCGTTAATGGATGTTGAAACTGGTCAGCACATTTGGTACCAAAAAGGATCCATGATTATGTATGATTTGCAAGATGTCATTAGTGAAGATGTTATAAATGCCGGACTTAAAACATTCTTGCATGAATACAAATATTTTGAGAAAGGGGTATACCCAACTTCTGAAGATTTGTATAAAGCTATTTATAATGTTACTCCAGATTCTTTGAAATATAAGGTTGATGATGGTTTTAAAGAAATTGTTCTTTATGAAAATCGTGTGATGGATGCTAAAACCAAAAAGCTAGATAATGGCAAATGGGAAACTACATTCACAGTCAACTCTAAGAAAATTTATTATGATGATACGGGTAAAGAGAAATTGATTGATGATAAAAAGAACTTAGTAGATGTAGGTCTCTTTGGAGATGATATCACCGGTGACGATGGTGTTACTATCAAGAACCCGTTTTACTTTGAATTAAAGTGGCTTTCTGCGGGTGATAATACATTTACTGTCGTTACTGATGAAAAACCATTAAAAGCGGGTATTGATCCGTACAATAAATTAATTGATCGTAACTCTGATGATAATTTAGAGTCAGTAGAAGAGTAG
- the hemC gene encoding hydroxymethylbilane synthase, producing the protein MSKVIRLGTRDSELALWQAKTVKSQLQALGHKVKLVPVKSTGDLILDKPLYELGITGVFTKTLDVAMINGDIDIAVHSMKDVPTALPEGIVKAAVLKRGNYMDIMAFNDNEEFLGSRDAVIATGSLRRQAQWLNRYPTHTVVDLRGNVNRRLEKLYENDWNGAIFAAVGLERIGLEPENTIGLTWMLPAPAQGAIMVVAMEGDEEVLEACAQLNHEETDTCVTLEREFLRELEGGCSAPIGALSYINKENIVTLKGVLLNVDGSKKLEAELTAPLGKHQNLGIDCAKSILARGGKRLMTELANAGLDVNIFSTKKLTPPQQLLLNISVNADSDDFIKINPNRISPIILKQPHKNVVFTSKNAVEAVLASRDVAELDFENIYCVGRKTRRLIKNTFGKVTHYENNAKDLAKHLVEFIDGTEVTYFHGNLSLEELPSILEENNIEVNAIEAYRTKLSGKAIPASAKGIMFFSPSNVESYLKENSTDRVAYCIGETTAKVAREHFKEVKVAKIPTVESVIELVNSDYLD; encoded by the coding sequence ATGAGTAAAGTAATACGATTAGGAACACGCGATAGCGAATTAGCGCTATGGCAAGCGAAAACCGTTAAAAGTCAACTTCAAGCATTAGGTCATAAAGTAAAATTAGTTCCTGTAAAATCTACGGGAGACTTAATTTTAGATAAACCCTTATATGAATTAGGAATTACGGGAGTGTTTACCAAAACATTAGATGTTGCCATGATCAATGGTGATATTGATATTGCCGTACATTCTATGAAAGATGTACCTACTGCCTTGCCAGAGGGTATTGTAAAAGCTGCAGTTTTAAAACGCGGTAATTACATGGACATTATGGCATTTAATGATAATGAGGAATTTTTAGGTTCTCGTGATGCCGTTATTGCCACTGGTAGCTTACGCAGACAAGCGCAATGGTTAAATAGATACCCAACACATACGGTTGTTGATTTAAGAGGAAATGTAAATAGACGCTTAGAAAAACTGTACGAAAATGATTGGAACGGTGCAATTTTCGCCGCTGTAGGTCTAGAACGTATCGGTTTGGAACCAGAAAACACAATCGGACTTACCTGGATGTTACCAGCCCCTGCACAAGGCGCTATTATGGTAGTTGCCATGGAAGGTGATGAAGAAGTTCTTGAGGCCTGCGCACAACTAAATCACGAAGAAACGGATACCTGTGTTACTCTTGAAAGAGAATTTCTCAGAGAATTAGAAGGTGGTTGTAGTGCACCAATAGGAGCATTATCATATATCAACAAAGAAAATATTGTTACCCTAAAAGGTGTTCTATTAAATGTTGACGGAAGTAAAAAACTGGAAGCAGAATTAACCGCGCCACTTGGTAAGCATCAAAATTTAGGTATCGACTGTGCTAAAAGTATTTTAGCCAGAGGAGGTAAACGATTAATGACCGAACTGGCAAATGCCGGCTTAGATGTCAATATATTTTCTACCAAGAAATTGACTCCGCCACAACAGTTACTATTAAACATATCGGTTAATGCCGATTCAGATGATTTTATAAAAATTAATCCGAATCGTATTTCTCCTATTATCTTGAAACAGCCACATAAAAATGTTGTTTTCACCAGTAAAAATGCGGTAGAAGCAGTATTAGCAAGTAGAGATGTTGCTGAATTAGATTTTGAAAACATCTATTGTGTTGGAAGAAAAACACGTAGATTAATTAAAAATACTTTCGGTAAAGTAACACATTATGAAAATAATGCAAAAGATTTAGCGAAGCATTTAGTAGAATTTATAGATGGTACTGAAGTCACTTATTTTCATGGCAATCTAAGTTTAGAAGAACTACCAAGTATTTTAGAAGAAAACAATATTGAGGTAAACGCGATAGAAGCTTACAGAACCAAACTTTCTGGTAAAGCAATACCTGCAAGCGCAAAAGGGATTATGTTTTTTAGTCCGTCGAACGTAGAAAGCTATTTAAAAGAGAATTCTACAGACAGAGTAGCATATTGTATTGGTGAAACCACTGCAAAAGTAGCAAGAGAACATTTCAAAGAAGTTAAAGTTGCCAAAATACCTACTGTAGAAAGTGTTATTGAACTGGTGAACAGTGACTATCTAGATTAG
- a CDS encoding GNAT family N-acetyltransferase, with protein sequence MNSFQLPDFEINPISDRDAWRLCDFISANADHIKRYFPKTVAANLNPTLSNIFVLEKVSDFLSGKEYLFTLKEPENRKIIGLVYLKELRRAAKEAEIAYCISYDHNNKGFATQAVKTISEWGFNEQHLQRLRIIAHKSNLGSIKVAENCGYLWKETLLKEHTPPNEEPLDMELYVLQNER encoded by the coding sequence ATGAATTCATTTCAACTACCAGATTTCGAAATTAATCCGATTTCAGATAGAGATGCATGGCGTTTGTGCGATTTTATATCTGCCAATGCAGACCACATAAAAAGATACTTTCCTAAAACGGTTGCTGCAAATCTTAATCCGACATTATCCAATATTTTCGTTCTTGAAAAGGTATCAGATTTTCTATCTGGCAAAGAGTATTTATTCACACTTAAAGAACCAGAAAATAGAAAAATTATAGGGCTAGTTTATTTAAAAGAACTTAGACGAGCAGCTAAAGAAGCAGAAATCGCTTATTGCATATCATACGACCACAACAATAAAGGGTTTGCCACACAAGCTGTTAAAACAATTTCAGAATGGGGATTTAACGAGCAGCATTTACAGCGACTTAGAATTATTGCACATAAATCTAATCTTGGCAGCATTAAGGTAGCAGAAAATTGTGGTTATCTTTGGAAAGAGACACTATTAAAAGAACACACCCCACCTAACGAAGAACCGTTAGATATGGAACTTTATGTTTTACAGAATGAAAGATAA
- the hemE gene encoding uroporphyrinogen decarboxylase, with product MSLKNDLFLKALKGETVERPPVWMMRQAGRYLPEFMAIKEKYDFFTRCQTPELASEITVQPIRRYGMDAAILFSDILVIPQAMNIHVEMKPNFGPYLPNPIRNQKDLDSVIVPDVHETLGYVMEAIKATKEKLNDEVPLIGFAGSPWTILCYCVQGQGSKTFDKAKELCFTQPVVAHELLQKITDTTIAYLKAKVAAGVDAVQVFDSWGGMLSPTDYQEFSWQYIQQIIDALKDEAPVIVFGKGCWFALGDMAKSGAAALGVDWTCSARNARYLSGGKITLQGNFDPSRLLSPPSEIKKMVHQMINEFGKDSYVVNLGHGILPNVPVENAKAFIDAVKEYKQA from the coding sequence ATGAGCTTAAAAAACGACTTATTTCTAAAAGCCTTAAAGGGTGAAACGGTAGAAAGACCACCAGTGTGGATGATGCGTCAAGCAGGTAGATATTTACCTGAATTCATGGCTATCAAAGAAAAATATGACTTCTTTACCAGATGTCAGACTCCAGAATTAGCATCAGAAATTACGGTTCAACCTATTCGTAGATATGGTATGGACGCCGCTATATTATTCAGTGATATATTGGTGATACCGCAAGCAATGAATATTCACGTGGAGATGAAGCCGAATTTTGGTCCGTATTTACCGAACCCTATTCGTAATCAAAAAGATTTAGACAGCGTTATTGTACCAGATGTTCACGAAACATTAGGTTACGTAATGGAAGCCATAAAAGCAACTAAAGAAAAATTGAACGATGAAGTTCCGTTAATCGGTTTTGCAGGTTCCCCTTGGACAATTTTATGCTACTGTGTGCAAGGTCAAGGAAGCAAAACGTTTGATAAAGCTAAAGAGTTATGCTTTACACAACCAGTTGTTGCTCACGAATTACTTCAGAAAATTACAGATACCACCATTGCATATTTAAAAGCTAAGGTTGCTGCAGGTGTAGATGCGGTACAAGTATTTGATTCTTGGGGCGGCATGTTATCGCCAACCGATTATCAAGAATTCTCATGGCAATACATTCAACAAATTATCGATGCTTTAAAAGATGAAGCTCCGGTTATTGTTTTTGGAAAAGGATGTTGGTTTGCTTTAGGTGATATGGCAAAATCAGGTGCTGCGGCATTAGGAGTAGACTGGACATGTTCTGCAAGAAATGCACGTTATTTAAGTGGTGGTAAAATTACGCTACAAGGTAATTTTGATCCATCTCGCTTATTGTCTCCACCTTCTGAAATTAAGAAGATGGTACACCAAATGATCAATGAATTTGGCAAAGATAGCTACGTAGTTAATTTAGGTCACGGTATTCTACCAAATGTTCCTGTTGAAAATGCCAAGGCGTTTATTGATGCTGTAAAAGAATACAAGCAAGCCTAA
- the hemF gene encoding oxygen-dependent coproporphyrinogen oxidase — MKDKFYDYIEQLQDTITSKLEEVDGTATFKEDIWVRPEGGGGRTRVIENGAVFEKGGVNISGVHGELPDSMKAYFGVEDANFFACGLSLVLHPKNPMVPTVHANWRYFEMYGKDGEIVDQWFGGGQDLTPYYLFDEDAVHFHQVCKTACDKHNPTFYDTYKKRCDEYFWNTHRNEARGLGGLFFDYCKATPEMDMQDWYNFVTEVGNSFLSCYVPIVIKRKNLEYTKEQKDWQEIRRGRYVEFNLVHDKGTLFGLKTNGRIESILMSLPPHVQWRYDHQPEKGSEEERLIDVLMKPKEWV; from the coding sequence ATGAAAGATAAATTTTACGACTACATAGAACAACTTCAAGATACCATTACTTCAAAATTAGAAGAAGTAGACGGTACAGCCACTTTTAAAGAAGACATTTGGGTACGCCCAGAAGGTGGTGGCGGTCGAACACGTGTAATTGAAAACGGAGCTGTTTTTGAAAAAGGTGGTGTAAATATATCAGGAGTACATGGCGAGCTTCCGGATAGTATGAAGGCATATTTTGGAGTAGAAGATGCTAATTTTTTTGCCTGCGGATTAAGTTTAGTATTACACCCAAAGAACCCAATGGTACCAACGGTTCATGCCAATTGGCGTTATTTTGAAATGTATGGTAAAGACGGCGAAATTGTAGATCAATGGTTTGGCGGTGGTCAAGACTTGACACCCTATTACCTATTTGACGAAGATGCCGTTCATTTTCACCAAGTATGCAAAACAGCTTGCGACAAACATAATCCTACATTCTACGACACCTATAAAAAACGCTGCGACGAGTATTTTTGGAATACCCATAGAAATGAAGCACGTGGACTGGGGGGGTTATTTTTTGACTATTGTAAAGCAACACCAGAAATGGATATGCAAGACTGGTACAACTTCGTCACAGAGGTGGGCAACAGTTTTTTAAGTTGCTATGTACCAATCGTTATAAAAAGAAAGAATCTTGAATACACCAAAGAACAAAAGGATTGGCAAGAGATTAGAAGAGGAAGATATGTAGAGTTTAACCTAGTTCATGACAAGGGTACTTTGTTTGGTTTAAAAACAAACGGTAGAATTGAAAGTATATTAATGAGTCTTCCCCCACATGTGCAATGGCGCTATGACCATCAACCGGAAAAGGGTAGCGAAGAAGAACGTTTGATTGACGTATTGATGAAACCGAAGGAATGGGTGTAA
- a CDS encoding DUF4421 family protein produces MGVRFILFWSMLCFMQVSIAQNSHYKEAFPDKVTVRLSLQTTSNNFTLRDKITRAKTEFIPNDKSYLGLSVLFRFLEVDFGYAPNFLSENKDNGDSKLITFNIRTFFGQYMQTLDIYKQKGFFVRTADLTLPIDDLKTFKIGGTSSYIFNPDFSFRAIGFQNEWQKQSVGSFIPSISYYYTKFKLEDPIIDNQLEKSLKVAIGPGYYYNWIFDENYLVSAGATGGLGFNYSSTDGDTSFNGLAQLIFRMTGGYNSENFFSGVNINTQLLSHTSDENFILDDSISFLEFYVGYRFDAPKKWIQKADEISRKFGLE; encoded by the coding sequence ATGGGTGTAAGATTTATTCTATTCTGGAGTATGCTATGTTTTATGCAAGTATCTATTGCACAAAACTCGCACTACAAAGAAGCCTTTCCTGATAAAGTTACCGTGAGGTTGTCTTTACAGACCACTTCTAATAATTTTACGCTTAGAGACAAGATAACACGCGCTAAAACTGAGTTTATACCCAATGACAAAAGCTATCTAGGGTTATCGGTTCTATTTCGTTTTCTAGAAGTTGATTTTGGCTATGCACCTAACTTTCTATCTGAGAATAAAGACAACGGCGATTCTAAATTAATCACTTTCAACATACGCACGTTTTTTGGTCAATACATGCAGACCTTAGATATCTATAAGCAAAAAGGATTCTTTGTTAGAACTGCAGATTTAACCTTACCCATAGATGATTTAAAAACCTTTAAGATTGGAGGAACATCTAGTTATATTTTTAACCCAGATTTTTCTTTTCGTGCTATCGGATTTCAGAATGAATGGCAAAAACAAAGTGTCGGCAGTTTTATTCCTAGCATATCGTACTACTACACAAAGTTTAAGTTAGAAGACCCTATTATCGATAATCAATTGGAGAAATCTTTGAAGGTTGCTATTGGTCCTGGGTATTATTACAACTGGATTTTCGATGAAAATTATCTCGTTTCTGCTGGTGCAACTGGCGGATTAGGTTTTAACTACTCTAGCACAGATGGAGACACCTCATTTAATGGTTTGGCCCAACTAATTTTTAGAATGACAGGAGGTTATAATTCTGAAAATTTCTTTAGTGGTGTAAATATTAATACGCAACTATTGAGTCACACTTCAGATGAGAATTTCATTTTAGATGACTCCATAAGCTTTCTTGAGTTTTATGTAGGCTACCGATTTGATGCTCCTAAAAAGTGGATTCAAAAAGCCGATGAGATAAGTCGTAAATTCGGATTAGAATAA
- a CDS encoding four helix bundle protein, producing MRDFKKLEIWKNGITIVKHVYSLVQKLPSEEKFGLKSQLSRAAVSVPSNIAEGCSRNSEVEFKRFLEIALGSLFEVETQLIISEELKFLDSGDLKSIFELISIESKMINSLISKIKNS from the coding sequence ATGAGAGACTTTAAAAAGCTTGAAATATGGAAAAATGGAATCACCATAGTTAAGCATGTTTATAGTTTAGTGCAAAAGTTGCCAAGCGAAGAAAAATTCGGACTTAAAAGTCAACTTTCAAGAGCTGCTGTTTCAGTTCCTTCAAATATTGCAGAAGGATGCAGCCGAAATAGTGAAGTTGAATTTAAACGATTTTTAGAGATTGCACTAGGTTCTCTTTTTGAAGTAGAAACTCAATTAATAATATCAGAAGAATTGAAATTTTTAGATAGCGGAGACTTGAAGTCAATTTTTGAATTGATTTCAATAGAATCTAAAATGATTAATAGTCTAATTAGTAAAATAAAAAATAGCTAA